From Equus asinus isolate D_3611 breed Donkey unplaced genomic scaffold, EquAss-T2T_v2 contig_800, whole genome shotgun sequence, one genomic window encodes:
- the LOC139044318 gene encoding olfactory receptor 5AN6-like — MEENRNHTSVAVFVLLGLSDEKELQLIFFPVFLGIYLVTLLWNLGLIILIRMDSHLHTPMYFFLSFLSFIDICYSSSTSPRMLSDFLKDEKMISFIACATQYFVASWMCLTECCLLAAMAYDRYVAIGRPLQYSAVMAPGLCQKMVAGACGSGFLSSLAETIPCFHLYYCGPNIIPNFFCDITHIISLSCSNPFISQMILFLVAFFIGFGYFLVILLSYSFIAASILKISSVKGSAKAFNTCASHLVVVTIFYGTGLSVYMHPNSGHSEKQDKVLSVFYVILIPMLNPLIYSLRNKEIKEALKRVIKRAKHLLQ; from the coding sequence atggaagaaaatagaaatcacacTTCTGTGGCCGTGTTTGTTCTCCTGGGACTCTCAGATGAAAAAGAGCTGCAACTTATCTTCTTCCCAGTCTTCCTAGGGATCTACCTTGTGACCCTCCTCTGGAACCTGGGTCTCATCATCCTAATCAGGATGGACTCCCACCTGCACACACCTATgtacttctttctcagtttcctgtcatTTATAGACATCTGCTATTCTTCTTCCACCAGCCCAAGGATGCTTTCAGACTtcctaaaagatgaaaaaatgatttcattcattGCTTGTGCCACCCAGTATTTTGTTGCATCCTGGATGTGTCTGACGGAGTGCTGTCTCTTGGctgccatggcctatgacagatatgttgctattggtaggcctctgcagtactcagcggtcatggctcctggcctctgtcagaAGATGGTTGCTGGGGCCTGTGGGAGTGGTTTCCTTAGTAGCTTAGCGGAAACAATCCCTTGCTTTCATCTCTACTACTGTGGGCCCAATATCATTCCAAATTTCTTCTGTGACATAACCCACATCAtatccttgtcttgctccaatCCCTTCATCAgccaaatgattctttttctggtagctttttttattgggttcggttattttcttgttattctcTTGTCCTATAGTTTCATTGCAGCTTCCATCCTGAAAATATCCTCCGTAAAAGGTAGTGCCAAGGCCTTCAATACCTGTGCCTCCCACTTGGTAGTTGTGACAATCTTCTACGGAACAGGCCTCTCAGTGTACATGCATCCTAACTCTGGTCACTCTGAGAAACAAGACAAGGTTCTGTCAGTGTTCTATGTTATCCTTATCCCCATGTTAAACCCTCTTATCTatagtctgaggaacaaggagatcAAAGAGGCCCTCAAGAGGGTGATAAAGAGGGCAAAACATTTACTTCAGTAA